CGCTTCTCAAGCTTTGAACTATGCAGGATTGCCGGTAGAGCCTGGTAAATGGCAGCGGCTAAAAGACGCTGCAAACGGCTGGGCGTGGACAAGTTCTTCAGGGCTTAGACGTTACTTACTTCAACAAAAGAAGGTAGTTCGCTCAGTAAAAAGCTGGGAAATAAGAGCGGGTGGCCTTATGATGGCTGACCAAGGACACACCATGATAGTAGTCAGGAATGATACCATTGAGATACTCACTAACGCTCACACCAATGATCGCTATCATGAACCTGTTTTGCCGCAAGATAACTGGTATTACTTAAACAGTTGGTAGTGCAGTACAACACAGTAGCTATTCAAACAGAGATACCAAACACACGTCGTGCCAGTTCTCCTATGCCAAAGGAAATTAGAGAAACTCCAAATACGACTAAAAGCATCTGCAGAAAAGTGCCCTCAAAAGATTTTTCATGTATTACGGAAGCGAAACCAGCATAGTAAACTACTACAAGTAGTCCGATGCCCACTGTAAACACAAAAGCGGTAACAGCGTCACCTATAAAGAAGTATGGTAGCACAAGAGCCAACACCACCACGAAGTAGGCAATTAAAGTGTAAATGGCAGCCTTCATTGGGTTAGGCTTTCCATCAGCAACTTGAGACAAATACTCCGATGCTGCCATGGAAAGTGAAGCAGCAACCCCAGTAATTAATCCCGCAATGCCAACAGTTTGAGATACCCGCAAAGCGAAACTCAGCCCTGCCAGTGTACCTGTAATTTCCACCAGTGCATCGTTCAAACCCAAAACAATGGAACCTAAGTAGGACAGTTTCTCTTCCTCGATAAGCTTATACAGGGTTTCTTCATGCTTCTCTTCGTCTTTATAAATGGCTTCTGCTTGAGTATATTGGGAAGCAATACCTTTGTAGGCGAGCTCTGCGCTTTCCTCTCCCTTTTCCATGAGTTTTATGGTAAAGGTGACACCAAATATGAGTGCCAGCAAGGAGTAGTAAAACACTTTTAGCCAGTTTATGTTCACATCTTGACCGCTGATTTCACGCCACATTTGGTAGTGCTTAAGTTCGTCATTTCTGATTCTGTTTAAAATCTCTTTGTTCTTCCCCTTCGCCAATTTACTTAAAAAACCGTAAACCTGCGCCTCAGTAATCTCATTGCGTTGAAAATTCAAAACCACATCTAAGCCCTCTTTCATAGCCTATAAAGCACCTCCTGTCTTTGGATATATTCTCGCATGCATAGTAAAGAATAAGTGTGCAGGATTTTGGGTATTCCCTTTTTAGAGGTGATAAAAATATGTTAACAGTGGGAAGTTCAGCACCAGACTTTGAATTAACCGATCATAATCTAAAAAGAGTTAGACTGTCCTCGCTCAAAGGAAAAGTTGTTCTGGCTTTTTACCCTGGAGCATTTACTGGCGTATGCACTAAGGAAATGTGCACCTTCCGAGACATGATGGCTAGATTCAACGAACTTGAGGCAACAGTCTTAGGAATAAGCGTAGATACACCTTTTGCTAACAAAGCCTTTGCAGAGCACAACGGCATTGAGTTCTCCTTACTATCGGATTTTGGCGGAGAAGTAGCAAAACAATACGGTGGAGTTCACACTGATTTTGCCGGTGTTCCTAACTATACTGCGGCGAAAAGAGCAGTGTTTATTGTGGAAGACGGAAAAGTGACTTACGCATGGGTGAGCGAAGACCCAGGTAAGGAACCACCTTACGAAGAAATTGTGAAAGCCTTAGAATAGGCAGGGAGGTAGATTAGCTTGCTTACAGAAACAGTAGAAAAAGCTTTAAACGAACAGATTAATAAGGAACTCTTCTCAGCTTACTTGTATTTATCCATGGCTGCTGACTTTGAGTCTAAGAATTTGGCTGGGTTTGCTAAATGGATGAAAGCACAATCCGCGGAAGAGCTCAACCATGCCATGAAACTTTTTAACTACGTGCTGGAACGTGGGGGGCACGTGGAGCTTATGGCCATCGAGAAGCCTCAGCAAACATGGGAGTCGCCTTTGAAGGTTTTCCAAGACGCCTATGACCATGAAAGGTTTATCACCCAGTCCATCTACAGCCTTCTTGAAATAGCACAGTCGGCGAAAGACTATGGCACCATGGAGTTTTTGCAGTGGTATGTGAAAGAACAAGTGGAAGAGGAAGCTCAGGCTGAGCATGTAATGAAAAAGCTTGAAATGATAAACGATGCACCAGCAGGTTTGCTCATGCTGGACCATGAACTTGGCCAAAGAGAATAAACCACTCGCACCCAATAAACGTTATGACAAAGAGCCCCCAAATCAACGGGGGCTCTTTGTTTTTCACATGACAAAATAAAAATGGCTCCGGAGGCAGGACTCGAACCTGCAACCAACGGATTAACAGTCCGCTGCTCTGCCGATTGAGCTACTCCGGAACCGACTGTTATTATTATAGCATTGACACGGAGCTTGTCAATAGAGGCTGACAAACCAACGCTTGAAGTACAAAGAACCTATTGACTTAAGCATGCAGCTTCTTCACAAAATGAGGTTCGCAATGCTAATAAAAGCTCTGTAAACCAAGTTAAAGTAGCCGTTGAAGAAGTTCAGCGCGAGCAATAAGAATACGATGAAAAACCCGTACCGATCAAATGCCATTGCTCTTGCTCTGGTTTCAAAAGAGAAGAAGCTGAGAAGAATCTTGCTGCCATCCAATGGTGGCAAAGGAATTAAGTTAAAAGCCATAAGCCAAAAGTTGACCAACGATAACTGCAGTAGCACCGACCACGGAATAAACTTGTACAGTACCAACAAAAGCAAGCTTAGGACAAAATTCGTAAAAACACCAGCAACACTTACTAAGAAAAGACCCTTCGAGTCAAGCTTATACAAATTTATGGGCACAGGTTTTGCCCAACCAAACAACACTGGAGACCCCATGATGTACAGAAGGAGCGGCAAAACAACAGTTCCCATCAGGTCGATATGAGCTAGCGGATCAAGCGTTAATCTTCCGCTCAGGTACGCAGTGTCATCACCAGAGATACGTGCTGCGTAGCCATGAGCAACTTCATGCAAGATTACACAGTACATGAACAGAACAAAAAACAAGATTTGATTTAACAGGTTCATTCCATCACTCCCGCAGTACCAGCCATGAGCTGGGTGGTGTAAAGTTCATAGTAAAATCCTTTCTTCGCTATTAATTCTTGATGAGTTCCCGATTCTATCACCCTTCCATGGTTAATTACGATTATTTTATCAGCTTCTTGAATGGTGCTCAGCCTGTGAGCAATGACCACAGTTGTGCGCCCGGCCATTAGCCGCGGCAATGCGTTCTGAATTAAACGTTCTGTATCGGTATCGATGTTTGCAGTCGCTTCATCTAGCAAAAGAAGCTTTGGTTTGTGGTACAGAGCCCTGGCAAAAGCTATAAGCTGCCTTTGGCCCTGAGAAAGGTTGGCGCCTTCAGGAGCCAACATGTAGTCCAAACCGCCCGGTAAGTTCATAACGAAGTCAGCATTCACTATTCTTAGTATTTCTTCCAGTTCCTCATCGGTGGCGTTGTCCCATAGCGTTATATTGTTCCTTACGGTATCGTGGAAAAGCTGTACTTCCTGAAGTACCAAAGCCAAATTATGACGGTACTCCTCGATATTCCATTCCCTTAGTTCTACATCGTCCACGAAAACATTTCCGTCATAGTTATCATAGAAACCAATAAGTAAATTCAAAATGGTTGATTTGCCAGCACCTGTTGGCCCAACAATGGCTAACGTTTGCCCCTGCCCAAGATCAAAGGAAACATCTTTAAGAACCGGTTCTTCACCATAGGCAAAACTCACTGAATCGAAAGCAACGTCCCCATGGAGTGGTCCAGCATAGTCTTTTCCTTTGTACTCCACTTCCTTGACTTCCATGACGTCCATGATCTTTTCTAGAGACGCGAAGGCTGTTTGGAAAAGCGTAAACTTATCGGAAAAATCTGCAATGGGGTCGAACATCATAGGCAGGAGCTGGAAGAAAGAAACCAGTGTGCCCACGGTAACCAGTCCCCTTGAGATGAGGTAACCGCCATACAATAGAACCAGTGCACGACTGAGCTCTCTGAGAAAACTCACTGAGGGGTAAAAGAAAACTCTTAATCGAGCTGCTTGCAACTGGTATTTGTAGTGTTCCTGGTTTATGACATCATATTCCTCTTCACACAGCGGCTCTCTGGTAAAAGCCTTTACTACCACAAAGCCCGAAAGCATTTCCTGAGTATATACATTCATACGCGAGACCACACGTCGAATAACACGCCACACACGCCTAAGAGCAAAACCCAGTACTTGCAGCATGATGCCCACAGGTACCACAGCTAATAACACCACCAAAGTAAGGCGCCAGTTCATAAGCAGCATCATGATAAAAATGCTGACCAACAGGAAAACGTCTGCAATTAAAGACACGAAACCGGCACTTATCATTTCGTTGAGGTTTGCTACGTCATTAGTTACACGCGTTACCAACTTTCCAACAGGATTTCTGCTGAAGAAATCTACTTTCAAAGACATGAGGTATTTCATTAAATCCACACGAAGCTGCCAAGTAATCTTCTGACCAAAAACACTGCTAAGATACATCTGAGTCCAGCTGAAAGCAAAGTAAGCGCCCAATAGTACGAGGTAAATAATTAGTAAAGTGCCTAAGCCGTTGAAGTTCATAACTTTTATGTGATCGTCAATGATGATTTTAAAGATATAAGGCTGGAGTACAGAACTTATTGCCGAACCGAGGGTAGCTAGCAGTGTAACAATTATAACTGCCAAATGTGGTCTTATGTAAGGCCACAGAAACGCTAACAGTTCCTTGTCGTTGTGGTGCCGCGTCTGTTCTTCTTGTTCTAAAACATCATCCATGGACTAACCCCTCCAGCACTTGAATTCTATAAAGGTGAGCCAGATACCCCTGTTGTTTTATGAGCTCAGCAGGAGGACCAAATTCTTTGGTGCTACCGCTTATTAGCACGTAAACTCTGTCCGTGGGTAGCAGAGCGCTAATTCTGTGGCTAACTAAGATTACACTCTTATTGTTTAAACGAGCATAGTCCACCAGATTCTTGACCAACTGTTCCTCAGTAACCGTATCTAGAGCAGAAAAAGCATCGTCCAGCATGAGAACAGGCCTGTCAGCTAACAAGGCACGTGCTATTGCCATGCGCTGTTTTTGACCACCGGACAAAGTGAGTCCTCTTTCACCAATGAGGGTGTCCAGACCTTGCGGTAGCAGCCTAATATCCTCTGCCAAGCAAGCTACTTCAAGGGCCTCCCAGATTTGCTCATCTGTGGCTAACGGATTCCCAAACTTTAGGTTGTCACGAACCGTCATGGAGAACAGGTAAATACTCTGAGGTACGTAGGTTACCAAAGATCTGAGTTCCTTGAGTGGTATGTGCCTGACGTCTACGCCATTTACAAAAACCGTATTTTCCGGTGGTTCCAGCACTCTTATAAGAAGTTTTGTAAGGGTGGATTTTCCACTACCAATAGGACCAGCAATACCAATTAACTCACCAGCATTTACCTCTAAATGCACGTTCTCAAGAACTTTGCGATCACCATAAGAAAAATGCAAGTTTTTGACTTCCAGCTTTTCAAACTTATCAACATGGTGACAGGGTTCAAAACAAGGAACCTCTTTGGGCGCCAATATGATGTCCTCTATCCTCTTCATAGAGGCGTTGGCGCGTTGCAGGTTCGACAAACCAAATCCAATCGCCATCATGGGCCACAAGAGCAATCCAATGTAGTTAACATAAGAAACCAATGTTCCTAACTCCAGGCGTCCCGTCTGAAGCTCCCTAATGCCTACCCAGATTACCAAAAGCGTGGAAATACCTGCAAAAAGGCCTGTTATGGGCCCAAACAGAGCATCTAGACGCACTTCTCTTAAGTAATACTTGTAGTAATCAGCATTCACTGATTCAAAAATACCTATGGCTTTGTGGCCTTTTCCAAAAGCACGCAGCACTCTAATATTAGTAAGAAACTCTTGGACACGCTCGGTAAGAGAGCCAAAAGTATCTTGAATTTTCTTGAAGAAAACAAAAATATACCGGCTAAAGAAAATAGTGAAAATGGTCACACCAATTAGAGGAACAACTGCATACCAAAACAGCATCCTATCTAGTAAGAGCATCATCACAATGGTGCTAACACCTAATACTAAAACGTCTATTAAGCTTATAAGGCCCATTTGCATAAATTGTCTAATCGCATGCAAGTCGTTGGTGAGTCTGCTCATAAGGTCTCCAATATCGTAATCATAAAGGAACTCATTAGGTACCTTCAAAAGTTCGCTGAAAGTCTTCTTTCTTAGGTCATAGTCAAATACTAGTGCCATGCGCTGAAGTATGTAGCGATACGCATAACGCATAAGCGTCATGCACACTACAAGCGCCAGGTATATGTAAGCATAACGAGCCACATTAGATTCAAGGGCCGTAACAGCATTAACGAAGTCACCCAAGATCAAAGGAAGATAGACCTGCACTGCATCAACGCCGATAAGCAAACCTAAAGCAATTACATAAAACCAGACATGCTCTTTGACAAATCGCAAAATTCTTCTCATATACTAATATTACATTAACATGGCTTGCGAATATATAGGTACTTGTCCTAGATTTATGGACAAAACATCAGTGAAAAAGATATGGAGATCAGCAGGAAGATTCCTTTCCTATGACCACCAATGCTGGCCTCAGCAGTGTATCGCCAATTTTGTAACCCTTTCGCACCACTTTTATGATTTTATTTTCTGGCCCTTCTGCATACCCAAGGAATTCATGCCAATTAGGATCAAAAACTTCGCCTTCCTTACCCACTTCAACGACGCCGTACTTTTCTAAAACTGAAACAAGCTGGCTTCTAATCAACCTTAACCCGTTGTTTTCGCCATCATGCTCCAAGGCGTGATCTAAGGTATCAAGTATGGGAAATAGATCTCGAGCCATGGATTCTGCTAAGAGTCTCTCCTTTTTCTCTTGGTCGCGCTTAAGGGCTTCTTTTGCCAATGCAAATTCATGTTTCATTTTCAGGAGAAATTCCTCAAGCTCCCTATGCTGCTGCTCCAAAACTGCAATCTTCTCTTGAAGTGTCAACCTTTCAGTTTCAAGTTGCTCCAGTTTTTTAGAAAGCTCATTGTTATTCGTGTTGGTTTGGTCCTTGCTTGCCTCTTTAGCCTCACTGTTTTGTTTTTGCGCGGGATTAGATCCATTATCATGTTGAACGTTCTGAAAACCTTCAGCAGGTTCTTCAGTGTTTTCGAATGCCTGATTCTTACTACTCTTCTCTGAGTCAAAAGAAGAAGCTTTTACTTCCTCGTTTGTTTTCTGCTTATCGTCCAATGTAGTTCACCTCCGCGAAGGGTGCCTTCAAAATACCTTGTTCTGTGATGTACCCATCAATCAAAGACGCTGGCGTAACGTCAAAAGCGTAGTTCAATGCCCGACTGCCTTTAGGAGCAATCCTTACACCGTGAATCTGTAAAACCTCTTCAGGGTCTCTTTCTTCCACTACGATGCCATTACCATTAGCTATGGTCATGTCAAAACTGCTGGTAGGAGCAGCAACGTAAAAATCTATGCCATAATGCTTGGCAGCAATAGCGAGCATAAGCGTTCCTACTTTATTGGCGGTATCCCCATTTCTAACCACACGATCTGCACCAACCACCACAGCGTCCACCTTACCCAAAGACATTAAATAGGTTGCTGCATTGTCAGTGATTATGTAGTGGGGAACGTTCTCTTTAAGAAGTTCCCACGCAGATAATCTTGCCCCCTGAAGAACAGGTCTGGTTTCGCACAGGTAAGCTACATCCAGATCACCTTTAGAATGTTTCACTTTTATGATGCCCAAGGCAGTGCCTATGCCCCCAGTTGCCAGTGTTCCAGTATTACATATGGTCAGTATGCGGCGCTTACCCTTAAGCAGGTCTGCCCCATGCATAGCTAGGCTTAAATCATCGTTTCTTAACCTGCTTTCCAAAGAGAGTACCTTCTCGTAAACTATGGCAGCCACTTCATAAGGCTCGGCTGTCATGGGGATATCCTCCAAAATGGATTCCACTTCTTTTTTTAGGTTCACGGCAGTAGGCCTTGCGTTAACCAGTAAGTCTACCCTTCTCTGCAGTTCTTCCCAGAAGAGTGCAGACTTTTCACTTTCAAGAACTGCAAAGAGTAGACCATATGCGCCTGCTAAACCCAATAGTGGAGCTCCTCTGACCCTCAAAGCCTTTATAGCTTCGATAAGTTCGTCCAATGTTTTTACTTGAACATAACGCTCCTCATCGGGTAATAATGTTTGATCCAGCAAGAAAAGTGTTCCAGTTTCCCTATCGTATTGCAAAGGTTGAATCACTTTAGTACCCTCCCTTTTATGGTCCTAATAAGTGGTATACCCAAAAAAGCTACAACGCAAAACTCCTCTATGAAAATGGTTGCAGCGTAGGACCAGTAAATACTACTTACAAACACTCCGCCGATGCTTGAAGAACTTAACCCCATAGCTCCAATTAGAATGATAAACGGAACGGCAAGTGCATTTACCACCGACACTGCCAAAGCAGCTATCCACTCAGAATAGCCTTTCTTACCTATCCATCTAACCGCACTTAAGGCAACAAAGCTGGCCAACGTGCCAAATACCCAGTCAATGATGCCGTAGGGACTACCAAGATTGCTGAGTAATGTGCCCACCGTCAATCCAAAAACGGTTTCACCCCAAATGAGAGGTAGTAACGTTAAACTTTCTGAGACTCTGAATTGCAATGGGCCAAAAGCTAAATTGAAAACACTGGAAAGATAAGTAAGAACGACATAAAGTGCAGCCACAAGCCCTGTTCTAGCTACTTTAATTAGCCAACTTTCTTGACGCACCAGCGGCTTTTCGGACTCGCTCATTGTAGGCAATACCAATACCCTCCTCGTCCATGAGCTGTACATAAGCAGTTCGGCCAAATTGTTCGGCTTGCCGTAAGGCCATGTAAATACGGGCAGCAGCGGAATGCTGATCAGAGCCCAGACTGATGAATATGATGTTGGGTTTTCCAGACAAAATGGAAGCCAGACCATCTAAAGCGATCACTGTTATGTCTTGGTTTGGCGGGAGTTCGTCAACGTCACGGAAAAGAAAAACTGGTACGTTTGGGGCATAGTGCCTGTATTTCATGCCAGGAGAGGGCACTGCGCCATTTTCCTCAATTTTTCCTACGTATTCAACTGAAACATGGCCATGTGCTTCAAGCATTTCGCGAGTTACCGCACCGGGGCGGTATATTTTCCAAGGTTCCTCCCTTACATCAACCACCGTAGATTCAAGACCAACTAAGGTTGGACCAGCATCCAAGATGAGCACATCGTCACCAAAATCTTGGTAAACATGCTCAGCGGTTGTAGGTGAAGGCCTACCACTCTTGTTTGCGCTGGGCGCCGCAATTGGACCGGCACATCTTATGAGTGATAAAGCCACAGGATGAGCAGGCATTCTAATTGCCACGCTTTCCAATCCTCCTCGCGTAACCAAAGGCACGCTCTCTTTTGCTTGCAGAATGACACTAAGAGGGCCGGGCCAAAAAACTTCCATAACTTTTCTTGCCTTTTCAGGAACCTCCGTCACTAAGT
The genomic region above belongs to Coprothermobacter proteolyticus DSM 5265 and contains:
- the grpE gene encoding nucleotide exchange factor GrpE produces the protein MDDKQKTNEEVKASSFDSEKSSKNQAFENTEEPAEGFQNVQHDNGSNPAQKQNSEAKEASKDQTNTNNNELSKKLEQLETERLTLQEKIAVLEQQHRELEEFLLKMKHEFALAKEALKRDQEKKERLLAESMARDLFPILDTLDHALEHDGENNGLRLIRSQLVSVLEKYGVVEVGKEGEVFDPNWHEFLGYAEGPENKIIKVVRKGYKIGDTLLRPALVVIGKESSC
- a CDS encoding site-2 protease family protein, whose protein sequence is MNLLNQILFFVLFMYCVILHEVAHGYAARISGDDTAYLSGRLTLDPLAHIDLMGTVVLPLLLYIMGSPVLFGWAKPVPINLYKLDSKGLFLVSVAGVFTNFVLSLLLLVLYKFIPWSVLLQLSLVNFWLMAFNLIPLPPLDGSKILLSFFSFETRARAMAFDRYGFFIVFLLLALNFFNGYFNLVYRAFISIANLIL
- a CDS encoding ABC transporter ATP-binding protein encodes the protein MRRILRFVKEHVWFYVIALGLLIGVDAVQVYLPLILGDFVNAVTALESNVARYAYIYLALVVCMTLMRYAYRYILQRMALVFDYDLRKKTFSELLKVPNEFLYDYDIGDLMSRLTNDLHAIRQFMQMGLISLIDVLVLGVSTIVMMLLLDRMLFWYAVVPLIGVTIFTIFFSRYIFVFFKKIQDTFGSLTERVQEFLTNIRVLRAFGKGHKAIGIFESVNADYYKYYLREVRLDALFGPITGLFAGISTLLVIWVGIRELQTGRLELGTLVSYVNYIGLLLWPMMAIGFGLSNLQRANASMKRIEDIILAPKEVPCFEPCHHVDKFEKLEVKNLHFSYGDRKVLENVHLEVNAGELIGIAGPIGSGKSTLTKLLIRVLEPPENTVFVNGVDVRHIPLKELRSLVTYVPQSIYLFSMTVRDNLKFGNPLATDEQIWEALEVACLAEDIRLLPQGLDTLIGERGLTLSGGQKQRMAIARALLADRPVLMLDDAFSALDTVTEEQLVKNLVDYARLNNKSVILVSHRISALLPTDRVYVLISGSTKEFGPPAELIKQQGYLAHLYRIQVLEGLVHG
- a CDS encoding ferritin, which codes for MLTETVEKALNEQINKELFSAYLYLSMAADFESKNLAGFAKWMKAQSAEELNHAMKLFNYVLERGGHVELMAIEKPQQTWESPLKVFQDAYDHERFITQSIYSLLEIAQSAKDYGTMEFLQWYVKEQVEEEAQAEHVMKKLEMINDAPAGLLMLDHELGQRE
- a CDS encoding L-threonylcarbamoyladenylate synthase, giving the protein MVLKVDPLKPEQSLIRKACQVLLDGFVVAFPTETVYGLGAIATNEEAVRKIFHLKGRPTDNPLIVHVSDLSQVYDLVTEVPEKARKVMEVFWPGPLSVILQAKESVPLVTRGGLESVAIRMPAHPVALSLIRCAGPIAAPSANKSGRPSPTTAEHVYQDFGDDVLILDAGPTLVGLESTVVDVREEPWKIYRPGAVTREMLEAHGHVSVEYVGKIEENGAVPSPGMKYRHYAPNVPVFLFRDVDELPPNQDITVIALDGLASILSGKPNIIFISLGSDQHSAAARIYMALRQAEQFGRTAYVQLMDEEGIGIAYNERVRKAAGASRKLAN
- the mtnA gene encoding S-methyl-5-thioribose-1-phosphate isomerase codes for the protein MIQPLQYDRETGTLFLLDQTLLPDEERYVQVKTLDELIEAIKALRVRGAPLLGLAGAYGLLFAVLESEKSALFWEELQRRVDLLVNARPTAVNLKKEVESILEDIPMTAEPYEVAAIVYEKVLSLESRLRNDDLSLAMHGADLLKGKRRILTICNTGTLATGGIGTALGIIKVKHSKGDLDVAYLCETRPVLQGARLSAWELLKENVPHYIITDNAATYLMSLGKVDAVVVGADRVVRNGDTANKVGTLMLAIAAKHYGIDFYVAAPTSSFDMTIANGNGIVVEERDPEEVLQIHGVRIAPKGSRALNYAFDVTPASLIDGYITEQGILKAPFAEVNYIGR
- a CDS encoding ABC transporter ATP-binding protein, with the protein product MDDVLEQEEQTRHHNDKELLAFLWPYIRPHLAVIIVTLLATLGSAISSVLQPYIFKIIIDDHIKVMNFNGLGTLLIIYLVLLGAYFAFSWTQMYLSSVFGQKITWQLRVDLMKYLMSLKVDFFSRNPVGKLVTRVTNDVANLNEMISAGFVSLIADVFLLVSIFIMMLLMNWRLTLVVLLAVVPVGIMLQVLGFALRRVWRVIRRVVSRMNVYTQEMLSGFVVVKAFTREPLCEEEYDVINQEHYKYQLQAARLRVFFYPSVSFLRELSRALVLLYGGYLISRGLVTVGTLVSFFQLLPMMFDPIADFSDKFTLFQTAFASLEKIMDVMEVKEVEYKGKDYAGPLHGDVAFDSVSFAYGEEPVLKDVSFDLGQGQTLAIVGPTGAGKSTILNLLIGFYDNYDGNVFVDDVELREWNIEEYRHNLALVLQEVQLFHDTVRNNITLWDNATDEELEEILRIVNADFVMNLPGGLDYMLAPEGANLSQGQRQLIAFARALYHKPKLLLLDEATANIDTDTERLIQNALPRLMAGRTTVVIAHRLSTIQEADKIIVINHGRVIESGTHQELIAKKGFYYELYTTQLMAGTAGVME
- a CDS encoding peroxiredoxin, whose protein sequence is MLTVGSSAPDFELTDHNLKRVRLSSLKGKVVLAFYPGAFTGVCTKEMCTFRDMMARFNELEATVLGISVDTPFANKAFAEHNGIEFSLLSDFGGEVAKQYGGVHTDFAGVPNYTAAKRAVFIVEDGKVTYAWVSEDPGKEPPYEEIVKALE
- a CDS encoding QueT transporter family protein codes for the protein MSESEKPLVRQESWLIKVARTGLVAALYVVLTYLSSVFNLAFGPLQFRVSESLTLLPLIWGETVFGLTVGTLLSNLGSPYGIIDWVFGTLASFVALSAVRWIGKKGYSEWIAALAVSVVNALAVPFIILIGAMGLSSSSIGGVFVSSIYWSYAATIFIEEFCVVAFLGIPLIRTIKGRVLK
- a CDS encoding VIT1/CCC1 transporter family protein, whose product is MKEGLDVVLNFQRNEITEAQVYGFLSKLAKGKNKEILNRIRNDELKHYQMWREISGQDVNINWLKVFYYSLLALIFGVTFTIKLMEKGEESAELAYKGIASQYTQAEAIYKDEEKHEETLYKLIEEEKLSYLGSIVLGLNDALVEITGTLAGLSFALRVSQTVGIAGLITGVAASLSMAASEYLSQVADGKPNPMKAAIYTLIAYFVVVLALVLPYFFIGDAVTAFVFTVGIGLLVVVYYAGFASVIHEKSFEGTFLQMLLVVFGVSLISFGIGELARRVFGISV